One region of Mus pahari chromosome 16, PAHARI_EIJ_v1.1, whole genome shotgun sequence genomic DNA includes:
- the Zp4 gene encoding zona pellucida sperm-binding protein 4, with protein sequence MAGQALRSTLWLLPSIFLCFPFCPPLSGQHVTELPGVLHCRLQSFQFTVNLSLEAESPVLTAWDSQGLPHRLKNDSDCGTWVMDSPDGFLVLEATYSGCYVTLEGSHYVMRVGVQEVDVAGNITGRRERLLKCPVDLHTTDASNAEVCSPVPVKERLPCAPSPISRGDCEEAGCCYSSEEEEAGSCYYGNTVTSRCTREGRFSIAVSRNATSPPLHLDSLRLVFRDNSACDPVMTTATFVLFQFPFTSCGTTRRITGDKAVYENELVAIRDVQAWGRSSITRDSNFRLRVSCIYSALSNTSPVNMQVLALPPPLPKTQPGPLSLKLQIAKDKSYGSYYGSDAYPLVKFLQDPIYVEVSIIHRTDPSLGLLLEQCWATPGSNPFHQPQWPILVKGCPYAGDNYQTKRIPVQKASSPFPSHHQRFSIATFSFMSAAREKQVLSGQVYLHCSASVCQPAGMPSCVIVCPASRRRRKSELYFENTTSISSKGPVILLQATKDSADVLPRHSSAPVDSPALWVMGLSATMIIIGVLVVSYLAIRKWR encoded by the exons atggCTGGGCAGGCTCTAAGGAGCACTCTGTGGCTTCTGCCAAGCATCTTTCTGTGTTTCCCGTTCTGTCCTCCCTTGAGTGGCCAGCATGTGACTGAGTTGCCAGGTGTGCTCCACTGTAGGTTACAGAGCTTCCAGTTTACTGTGAACCTCAGCCTGGAGGCAGAGAGTCCTGTGCTAACAGCTTGGG ATAGCCAAGGGCTGCCACACAGGCTTAAGAATGACTCTGACTGTGGTACGTGGGTGATGGACAGTCCTGATGGATTTTTGGTATTGGAAGCCACCTACAGTGGCTGCTATGTCACTCTGGAG GGCTCCCATTATGTCATGAGGGTCGGCGTGCAAGAGGTAGATGTAGCCGGCAATATAacgggaaggagagagagactgctCAAGTGCCCTGTGGATCTTCACA CCACAGATGCATCAAATGCTGAAGTGTGCAGTCCTGTGCCAGTAAAGGAAAGGCTGCCCTGTGCTCCCTCGCCCATCTCCAGAGGAGATTGTGAAGAGGCAGGCTGCTGCTACAGCTccgaagaggaagaggcaggttcCTGTTACTATGGAAACACAG TGACCTCCCGTTGCACCAGGGAGGGCcgcttttccattgctgtgtcCAGGAATGCAACCTCGCCACCCCTGCACTTGGATTCCCTACGCTTGGTCTTCAGGGACAACAGTGCGTGTGATCCTGTGATGACAACAGCCACCTTTGTCCTGTTCCAATTTCCATTTACTTCCTGTGGGACCACACGACGG ATCACTGGAGACAAGGCCGTGTATGAAAATGAACTAGTGGCCATTCGGGATGTGCAAGCTTGGGGCAGAAGCTCTATTACCCGAGACAGCAACTTCAG GCTCCGAGTCAGCTGCATTTACTCTGCTCTCAGCAACACATCCCCAGTTAACATGCAAGTGCTGGCTCTCCCACCACCCCTTCCTAAGACCCAGCCTGGGCCCCTCTCTCTGAAACTTCAGATTGCCAAGG ATAAAAGCTATGGTTCTTACTATGGTTCTGATGCCTACCCACTGGTAAAATTCCTCCAGGATCCTATTTATGTGGAGGTCTCCATCATTCACAGGACAGACCCCTCATTGGGTCTGCTGCTAGAGCAATGTTGGGCCACACCTGGCTCTAATCCTTTTCATCAACCACAGTGGCCAATCCTGGTGAAGGG ATGCCCATATGCTGGAGACAACTATCAGACCAAAAGGATCCCTGTCCAGAAAGCATCAAGTCCCTTTCCATCTCATCACCAGCGCTTCAGCATCGCTACCTTCAGCTTCATGAGTGCTGCAAGGGAGAAGCAGGTTTTAAGTGGACAG GTATACCTGCACTGCAGTGCATCAGTCTGCCAGCCTGCTGGAATGCCTTCCTGTGTGATAGTCTGTCCTGCTTCCAGGA gaagaagaaaatctgaGCTTTATTTTGAGAACACAACCAGCATATCTAGCAAAGGCCCTGTGATCCTTCTCCAAGCCACTAAGGACTCCGCAGACGTGCTTCCTAGACACTCAA GCGCCCCTGTGGATTCTCCTGCTCTGTGGGTAATGGGGCTTTCTGCAACCATGATCATCATTGGAGTCTTGGTAGTATCCTACTTGGCCATCAGAAAATGGAGATGA